A single window of Pedosphaera parvula Ellin514 DNA harbors:
- a CDS encoding phospholipase D-like domain-containing protein, whose translation MLEAIHSAQKSIRLETYIYSDDSVGEKFRQALIQACQRGIKVKVMVDSLGSQRLRSDYWQPLIAAGGEARWFNPNRLKRFGFRDHRKMLVCDEEVAFVGGFNIAKEYEGDGIKTGWYDLGLRIENSLAADLAATFDEMFGRAYTSHKRFAQWRKSSAKKDIIKQDGELLLSGPGRGSPFKRALRTDLMHARSVQIIAAYFVPTRKIRRDLFRIARRGGRVQLILAGKSDVTLSQLAGQSLYRRMLRAGIEIYEYQPQILHAKMILVDDVVYVGSSNLDPRSLYINYEFMLRFKNDDLADEARSLFENNLQNCRQIELEAWRKSRSWWERFKQRWAYFIIARADPIIARWQAKWIPS comes from the coding sequence ATGTTGGAGGCAATCCATTCGGCCCAAAAGTCCATCCGGCTGGAAACGTACATTTATTCTGACGATTCAGTGGGCGAAAAGTTTCGACAGGCTTTGATCCAGGCATGTCAGCGGGGCATAAAGGTAAAAGTCATGGTGGATTCGCTGGGGTCGCAGCGACTTCGATCGGATTATTGGCAGCCACTGATCGCCGCTGGAGGAGAAGCGCGGTGGTTTAATCCGAACCGGCTTAAACGGTTTGGATTTCGCGACCATCGTAAAATGCTCGTGTGCGATGAAGAGGTCGCGTTTGTGGGAGGGTTTAATATTGCGAAGGAATACGAGGGAGATGGTATCAAGACAGGATGGTATGATTTGGGACTGCGAATCGAGAATTCCCTGGCTGCGGATCTGGCAGCCACATTTGATGAGATGTTCGGGCGCGCTTATACATCGCACAAACGGTTTGCTCAGTGGCGAAAATCTTCGGCCAAGAAAGACATCATCAAGCAGGATGGGGAATTATTGCTGAGCGGTCCCGGACGCGGAAGTCCTTTTAAGAGGGCGTTACGGACGGACCTGATGCACGCGAGGAGCGTTCAAATCATTGCCGCCTATTTTGTGCCGACGCGCAAGATTCGCAGGGATTTGTTTCGCATTGCGAGACGCGGTGGAAGAGTGCAATTAATCCTGGCCGGAAAATCGGATGTAACGTTGTCGCAACTTGCGGGCCAAAGTTTGTATCGACGCATGCTGAGGGCGGGAATTGAGATTTACGAATATCAGCCACAAATCCTGCATGCCAAAATGATTTTGGTGGATGACGTGGTTTATGTTGGGTCATCAAATCTGGACCCGCGCAGCTTATATATAAACTATGAGTTCATGCTGCGTTTTAAAAACGATGATCTGGCAGATGAGGCGAGAAGTTTGTTTGAGAATAATCTTCAAAACTGCCGGCAAATCGAGCTGGAAGCCTGGCGGAAATCGAGGAGTTGGTGGGAACGTTTCAAACAGAGATGGGCTTACTTCATCATCGCCAGAGCTGACCCAATTATCGCGCGATGGCAGGCCAAGTGGATTCCGAGTTGA
- a CDS encoding protein-disulfide reductase DsbD family protein, with protein MQKKRNSFKFFIGSCIYTYVRTLLALIGVVLLGAFATKAQAAHTQASLILSESTARPGSSIMAGIHLHMDQGWHTYWRNPGDSGIPTKIKKWELPAGVTVGEIQWPVPEKMFIGALTAHVYNDDVVLLVPLTISSDVKPGPLKLAADLSWLECSETSCVPGRKTVEASLNISGESAPSPEATLIETFKKRLPQSKPDLAASASWEANVTTNTRPIVFEWASNNGFANPDFFPFDNTKYEFLTNAHILPLAAGKLRVQKILKKTAGDWPAKLSGLLVEQTGEAPIAYEADLAITSSSNPQIAPTPPPTTTSGTRNSDNADALAAPGTQSMPMKLFYAFLGGMILNIMPCVLPVIALKILGFVSQAHDHPREVRKLGLVYAAGVLTSFLVLAGLIIGVKLAGHRAGWGMQFSNPQFIVIMTILVTLVALNLFGLFEITPGSKVMSAAGTLAAREGTSGAFFNGILATVLATPCTAPFLSVALGFALAPQQSNLIVVLFFLTIGVGLAFPYVLLSFFPQWLKFLPKPGIWMEKFKIAMGFPMLATAFWLFSLTFTHYGKRVWWLGIFLVLVGMAAWIYGDFIQRGRKRKGIAAALALALLIFGYTFVVEGKLQWRSPIVETGNTASLKESPDGIDWQRWSSQAVTQARAAGRPVIVDFTADWCATCQANKSASIDVPSVREKLRQLNGLAFVADYTKTPPEITEELNRYERSAVPLVLVFSANTNRPPEILPENLWALGPGVVLKALDKAVQK; from the coding sequence GTGCAAAAGAAGCGAAATAGTTTCAAATTTTTCATTGGTTCGTGCATCTATACCTATGTGCGAACATTACTGGCTTTAATAGGGGTGGTTCTACTGGGTGCTTTCGCGACCAAGGCTCAGGCAGCTCATACTCAGGCCTCCTTGATTTTGTCTGAAAGCACCGCTCGTCCCGGCTCCTCAATCATGGCCGGCATCCACCTGCACATGGACCAGGGCTGGCACACTTACTGGCGCAATCCCGGGGATTCCGGCATTCCCACCAAAATCAAGAAATGGGAGTTGCCCGCTGGAGTCACAGTCGGTGAAATACAATGGCCGGTTCCCGAGAAGATGTTCATTGGGGCGCTTACCGCCCACGTTTATAACGATGATGTCGTCCTGCTCGTTCCTCTCACCATTTCCTCCGACGTTAAACCCGGCCCCCTAAAACTCGCAGCCGATCTCTCCTGGCTTGAATGCAGTGAAACCTCCTGCGTTCCTGGCAGAAAAACAGTGGAAGCCTCTCTAAATATCAGCGGCGAGTCCGCCCCTTCTCCCGAAGCCACATTGATTGAAACTTTCAAGAAGCGACTCCCGCAATCTAAACCCGACCTTGCTGCCAGCGCTTCGTGGGAAGCCAATGTCACCACCAATACCCGTCCAATCGTGTTCGAATGGGCTTCCAACAATGGTTTCGCCAATCCAGATTTCTTTCCTTTCGACAACACCAAATACGAGTTCCTCACGAATGCACACATCCTGCCACTAGCAGCGGGCAAACTAAGGGTTCAGAAGATTCTTAAAAAGACAGCAGGCGATTGGCCTGCAAAACTTTCAGGTTTATTGGTGGAACAGACCGGCGAAGCGCCTATCGCCTACGAAGCCGATTTGGCCATCACGAGTTCTTCCAACCCTCAAATTGCCCCTACTCCACCGCCGACAACTACCTCTGGAACTCGTAATTCCGACAATGCTGATGCGCTCGCCGCTCCCGGAACTCAATCCATGCCGATGAAGCTATTCTACGCGTTTCTTGGAGGAATGATTCTCAACATCATGCCCTGTGTGCTCCCAGTGATTGCCCTGAAAATTTTGGGCTTCGTGAGTCAGGCTCACGACCATCCCCGTGAGGTCCGAAAGCTGGGCTTGGTCTATGCCGCCGGTGTTCTGACTTCGTTTCTAGTCCTTGCTGGTTTGATCATTGGCGTAAAGCTGGCCGGCCATCGGGCGGGTTGGGGCATGCAATTCAGCAACCCGCAATTCATCGTCATAATGACCATCCTGGTTACTTTGGTTGCACTAAATTTGTTTGGCTTATTCGAGATTACCCCCGGTTCAAAAGTCATGAGTGCTGCGGGAACCCTGGCCGCTCGAGAAGGGACCTCGGGTGCATTCTTTAACGGTATCCTGGCTACGGTCTTAGCCACTCCCTGCACTGCGCCATTCTTGAGCGTGGCACTCGGTTTCGCCTTGGCACCTCAACAATCCAACTTAATCGTTGTGCTTTTCTTTCTTACGATCGGCGTGGGACTTGCCTTTCCATATGTCCTCCTCAGCTTCTTCCCACAATGGTTGAAGTTTCTCCCCAAGCCCGGCATCTGGATGGAAAAATTCAAGATTGCCATGGGCTTTCCTATGCTCGCCACCGCTTTCTGGCTCTTCAGCCTGACGTTCACACATTATGGAAAGCGCGTCTGGTGGCTCGGCATCTTCCTCGTGCTCGTCGGAATGGCCGCCTGGATTTACGGTGACTTTATCCAACGAGGCCGCAAACGAAAAGGAATCGCTGCGGCCCTGGCGCTCGCGCTCCTGATCTTCGGTTATACCTTCGTCGTTGAGGGCAAATTGCAATGGCGCTCCCCCATCGTGGAAACCGGCAACACAGCTTCGCTCAAGGAAAGCCCGGATGGAATTGACTGGCAACGTTGGAGTTCACAGGCAGTCACCCAGGCACGCGCCGCCGGCCGTCCTGTCATCGTCGATTTCACCGCCGATTGGTGCGCCACCTGTCAGGCAAACAAATCTGCCAGCATTGATGTTCCCAGCGTTCGCGAAAAGTTGAGGCAGCTCAATGGGCTCGCTTTCGTTGCCGATTATACGAAAACTCCTCCCGAAATCACCGAGGAATTGAATCGTTATGAACGTAGCGCTGTGCCCTTGGTCCTGGTCTTTTCTGCCAATACCAACCGGCCACCGGAAATCCTTCCTGAAAATCTTTGGGCGCTGGGCCCCGGCGTCGTGCTCAAGGCTCTGGATAAGGCCGTTCAGAAATAA
- a CDS encoding DUF3891 family protein produces the protein MLLRKEGEDVIAITQPAHAWVAGQLARHWGNNAFGSFEPHEEVSLAAALHDVGFLDWEMAPTLNSKTGLPHTFLELPAQAHLGIWTKSIQQVLKYDRYAALLVSMHFTWLCESQPSQVDEDRSLEKKFRGEQEQLQTSIITSLENDYYYGPLSGEGMIQRNRELVSLWDWLSLLLCMGLQEERVIENVRTAGGVTHLKLCPKDESGTRVSVEPWPFQDDSVSLRCEGRQLVQTYSRRGELQEALRAASPVTLKFELVRR, from the coding sequence ATGCTACTGCGAAAAGAAGGGGAGGATGTTATCGCCATCACTCAACCAGCGCATGCCTGGGTTGCGGGACAATTGGCGAGGCACTGGGGTAACAATGCTTTCGGAAGCTTTGAACCGCATGAGGAGGTGAGCCTGGCGGCAGCGTTGCATGATGTCGGTTTTCTAGACTGGGAAATGGCACCGACACTCAACTCCAAAACTGGATTACCACATACATTTCTGGAACTGCCGGCACAGGCGCATCTGGGCATTTGGACTAAAAGTATCCAACAAGTATTGAAATACGACAGGTATGCCGCGCTTTTGGTATCGATGCATTTCACCTGGCTATGTGAAAGCCAGCCTTCACAAGTAGACGAAGACAGGTCGCTCGAGAAAAAATTCAGAGGTGAGCAGGAGCAGTTGCAGACCTCCATAATTACCTCGCTGGAAAATGATTATTATTATGGACCACTGAGCGGAGAGGGGATGATTCAACGCAACCGGGAATTGGTTTCGTTGTGGGATTGGCTGTCCTTGCTTTTATGCATGGGATTGCAAGAGGAGCGGGTGATCGAGAATGTGCGTACGGCGGGTGGAGTCACCCATCTCAAACTCTGTCCAAAGGATGAAAGTGGGACCAGAGTGTCAGTGGAGCCGTGGCCATTCCAAGATGATTCAGTGAGCCTCAGATGTGAAGGGAGGCAACTTGTCCAAACCTATTCGCGTCGAGGCGAATTGCAGGAGGCACTTCGGGCAGCTTCACCGGTGACGCTTAAATTTGAGCTCGTCCGCAGATAG
- a CDS encoding sulfatase, with protein MTSSAKPYIQVVRVFIFSLVALLFCVQSNAADSDKKYNVLFIAIDDLNTSLGCYDHPLVKSPNIDRLAQKGVRFDRAYCQYPLCNPSRSSLLGGVRPDTSKIYGNGMPIRKVFPDIVTLPQLFKNNGYYSARVGKIYHYGVPGDIGTSGLDDKPSWNEFVNPRGRDKDEEADVINFTPFVHNLGASLAYLQIGGTDEEETDGKVATETIRLLREHKDKPFFIAAGFYRPHVPDIATKKYFDLYPKEKIELPIGPKEHFKDIPEMALTVKPLNYGLTDDQLRLFKRAYFASISFVDAQVGRVLNELENLKLADKTIVVCFGDHGWLLGEHGQWQKQSLFDESVHVPLMVYLPGAKGNGKVSPRTVELLDIYPTLADLCGLQPPSNLEGISLRPLLSEPAGTWDHPAYTQVLHKQNMGRSVRTERWRYNEWNYGKDGAQLYDHDNDPHEWHNLANDPKYVTEKEKLQKLLQAKFPVPNDQQPARKVSEAKQP; from the coding sequence ATGACATCTTCGGCAAAGCCTTATATTCAGGTAGTTCGTGTCTTCATCTTTTCTCTCGTTGCCCTCCTATTTTGCGTGCAGTCAAATGCTGCGGACAGTGACAAAAAATATAACGTCCTGTTTATCGCCATTGATGATCTGAATACCTCCTTGGGTTGCTACGATCATCCGCTCGTTAAATCCCCGAACATTGATCGCCTGGCGCAAAAAGGCGTCCGCTTCGATCGCGCCTACTGCCAATATCCGCTTTGTAATCCCAGCCGTTCCTCCCTCCTCGGCGGAGTGCGTCCGGACACTTCCAAAATTTACGGCAACGGCATGCCCATCCGTAAAGTTTTCCCTGACATCGTCACCTTGCCGCAACTTTTCAAAAATAATGGCTACTATTCCGCACGCGTCGGCAAAATTTACCACTACGGCGTTCCCGGCGACATCGGTACGAGTGGGCTTGATGATAAGCCTTCATGGAATGAGTTCGTCAATCCACGCGGCCGCGACAAGGATGAGGAAGCGGACGTGATTAACTTCACTCCCTTCGTTCACAACCTCGGCGCTTCTCTCGCCTACCTGCAAATCGGCGGCACTGATGAAGAAGAAACCGATGGCAAAGTTGCCACCGAAACCATCCGCCTCCTGCGCGAGCACAAAGACAAACCGTTCTTTATTGCCGCCGGCTTTTACCGTCCGCACGTCCCCGACATCGCCACGAAGAAATATTTCGATCTTTATCCGAAGGAAAAAATCGAGCTGCCAATCGGACCAAAGGAACACTTTAAAGACATTCCTGAAATGGCTCTGACGGTGAAGCCATTGAATTATGGTCTCACCGATGATCAGCTCCGCTTGTTCAAGCGGGCTTATTTCGCCAGCATCAGCTTCGTTGATGCACAGGTCGGTCGCGTTCTGAACGAATTGGAAAATCTGAAGCTGGCAGATAAAACCATCGTTGTCTGCTTCGGCGATCACGGTTGGCTGCTTGGCGAACATGGCCAGTGGCAAAAGCAGAGTCTCTTCGATGAGTCTGTGCACGTGCCTTTGATGGTCTATCTTCCTGGCGCAAAGGGAAATGGCAAAGTCTCCCCTCGAACCGTCGAACTCCTTGACATTTATCCCACGCTCGCCGACCTCTGCGGACTCCAACCTCCTTCGAATCTCGAAGGTATCAGCCTCCGTCCGCTACTGAGTGAGCCCGCAGGAACTTGGGATCACCCCGCTTATACTCAAGTCCTCCACAAACAAAATATGGGCCGTAGCGTGCGAACTGAACGCTGGCGCTACAATGAATGGAATTATGGCAAAGACGGTGCCCAGCTTTATGACCACGATAACGACCCACACGAATGGCACAATCTCGCTAATGACCCAAAATACGTGACCGAAAAGGAAAAGCTTCAAAAACTTCTTCAAGCAAAGTTTCCCGTTCCCAACGATCAGCAACCGGCTAGGAAAGTCTCAGAAGCAAAACAACCGTGA
- a CDS encoding lysophospholipid acyltransferase family protein, protein MKVPGLYRAMRWIGRIGLKVYFRRIERFHGERVPLQGPVLLACNHPNSLTDSFVVGAVVPRKVNFVATVQLFQFKPLKWLLTNCGVIPINRVKDDPRAMRSVADTFEACYRVLEKGEAIGIFPEGITHDDPQLKTVKTGAARMALELEHRHGGKLGLLLVPVGLNFSAKEKYRSDVLVNFGDAIRAADFLEGYPERKKECIHALNEKIERSIQSLILHIPQLEQARIVEAVKRLYLERLLVADRVMAEPMSARAAELRISQNVARTVEHIYQTAPEKAAAFAQKLDLYEGGLKRLQLSAQWLEEPRKRTLARLSVWWALLAIIETPVAIYGWAHRLIPVLVVNWAVGRFANTDKHKVQISTTIILSGLVIFGLWYAICVSVFHLFFGWHATLWYAASLPISGIIAHHYYRKMRQLSAGVWDTFTLLRAPGAAKRLLKLRKELVDEIEGVRRELGQEFSFKD, encoded by the coding sequence ATGAAAGTTCCGGGACTTTATCGCGCGATGCGGTGGATAGGCCGGATTGGTCTGAAGGTGTACTTCAGGCGCATTGAAAGATTTCATGGTGAGCGTGTGCCGTTGCAGGGGCCGGTCTTGCTCGCTTGCAACCATCCCAATTCGTTGACGGATTCCTTCGTGGTTGGAGCGGTGGTGCCGCGTAAGGTCAACTTCGTGGCCACAGTTCAACTGTTTCAATTCAAGCCGTTGAAATGGCTGCTTACGAACTGTGGAGTCATTCCAATCAATCGCGTGAAGGATGATCCACGTGCGATGCGGTCGGTTGCTGATACCTTTGAGGCTTGTTATCGGGTCCTGGAGAAAGGCGAAGCCATTGGGATTTTTCCAGAAGGAATTACCCATGATGATCCTCAATTGAAGACCGTAAAGACCGGTGCGGCCCGAATGGCGTTGGAACTGGAGCATCGGCATGGCGGCAAGTTGGGATTATTGTTGGTTCCGGTTGGATTGAATTTTTCCGCCAAGGAAAAGTATCGCAGTGATGTGCTCGTGAATTTTGGAGATGCAATTCGCGCCGCGGATTTCCTGGAAGGTTATCCGGAGCGGAAGAAGGAGTGTATTCATGCGCTTAACGAGAAGATCGAGCGAAGCATTCAATCTTTAATTTTACATATACCGCAATTGGAGCAGGCGAGGATCGTGGAGGCGGTTAAGCGGCTTTATTTGGAACGTTTGCTGGTGGCCGATCGTGTGATGGCTGAACCGATGTCGGCTCGGGCTGCAGAGTTGAGAATCAGCCAGAATGTTGCCAGAACTGTCGAACACATTTATCAAACTGCGCCAGAAAAGGCTGCTGCTTTCGCGCAGAAATTGGATCTATACGAAGGGGGACTCAAGCGATTGCAGCTTTCAGCGCAATGGTTGGAAGAGCCGCGCAAGAGAACCCTGGCAAGGCTGAGCGTTTGGTGGGCTTTGTTGGCAATCATCGAAACGCCGGTTGCCATTTATGGCTGGGCGCATCGCTTGATTCCTGTGCTGGTTGTGAATTGGGCGGTTGGGCGTTTTGCGAACACCGACAAACATAAGGTGCAGATATCAACGACGATTATTCTTTCGGGGCTGGTGATTTTTGGCTTGTGGTATGCAATCTGTGTGAGCGTATTCCATCTGTTCTTTGGCTGGCATGCAACTTTGTGGTATGCCGCTTCACTACCCATCAGCGGGATCATAGCGCATCATTATTATCGGAAGATGCGTCAGTTGAGTGCCGGTGTTTGGGATACATTTACCTTGTTGCGCGCACCCGGTGCGGCGAAGCGATTACTGAAGCTGCGCAAGGAGTTGGTCGATGAAATCGAGGGTGTCCGGCGAGAGCTTGGCCAGGAGTTTAGTTTTAAGGATTGA
- a CDS encoding MGDG synthase family glycosyltransferase yields the protein MRVLIATITAGAGHLQAAAALDEAWRAMRPKDVVEKVDLQKFFSPLHKTVHSAGYVKLVEHAPDLWAMLFKKTDNPKLVRRLTKFRRAIPPASTLRTIKYIKKFKPDVVFCTHYLPVEVMWRAKEKWEGKPPLVATVVTDFEAHALWMGPSSDFYCVAAEETKARLVARGAVSENVIVTGIPIAGKFSSQINGAEVRKRYGLRDDLPILLVLGGGFGMGPVAEILAELDKVPQQFQTLVVAGRNEELRRELAVQDRKHPTHVLGFVTNMHELMSVSDLVISKPGGLTSSEALAMGKPIFILNPIPGQEAANSDFLLERGAAAKVNRVEDLPYRMGQLLGSKKMVEMAQCAKALGKPSAAMDICRVTLERLEAGSGKRVSAD from the coding sequence ATGCGCGTTTTGATTGCAACGATTACGGCGGGTGCTGGTCACCTGCAGGCGGCGGCGGCGTTGGATGAGGCCTGGCGAGCGATGCGCCCAAAGGATGTCGTGGAGAAGGTGGACTTGCAAAAATTCTTCTCGCCGCTGCACAAAACCGTTCATTCTGCCGGTTACGTGAAACTGGTGGAGCATGCGCCGGACCTGTGGGCGATGCTTTTCAAGAAGACGGATAACCCCAAGCTGGTTCGTCGCCTCACGAAGTTTCGGCGTGCAATTCCTCCTGCGAGCACCTTGCGAACCATTAAGTATATCAAGAAATTCAAGCCGGACGTTGTATTCTGTACGCATTACTTGCCGGTCGAAGTAATGTGGCGGGCGAAGGAGAAGTGGGAAGGCAAACCACCTTTGGTGGCGACGGTCGTTACCGATTTTGAGGCCCATGCGCTCTGGATGGGGCCAAGCTCTGACTTTTATTGTGTAGCGGCTGAGGAGACCAAGGCGCGACTAGTGGCGAGAGGCGCCGTGTCAGAAAATGTGATCGTCACCGGGATACCGATTGCGGGAAAATTCTCGTCCCAGATCAATGGAGCCGAAGTCAGAAAGCGTTATGGATTGCGGGATGATCTGCCGATTCTGCTAGTATTAGGCGGAGGATTTGGCATGGGGCCGGTGGCTGAGATTCTGGCTGAGCTGGATAAAGTGCCACAACAATTTCAGACCTTGGTCGTGGCGGGAAGGAATGAAGAGTTGCGTCGTGAACTGGCGGTGCAGGACAGAAAACATCCGACGCATGTGCTTGGCTTCGTCACCAACATGCATGAGTTGATGTCGGTTTCAGACCTTGTGATCTCGAAGCCCGGGGGGCTTACTTCTTCCGAGGCATTGGCGATGGGCAAGCCGATTTTTATTTTGAATCCGATTCCGGGCCAGGAGGCGGCGAATAGCGACTTCCTGCTTGAGCGTGGCGCGGCGGCCAAGGTGAATCGAGTGGAGGATCTTCCGTATCGCATGGGGCAATTGCTGGGCTCGAAGAAAATGGTGGAGATGGCGCAGTGCGCGAAGGCGCTGGGAAAGCCTTCCGCAGCGATGGATATTTGCCGTGTTACCCTGGAGCGGTTGGAAGCAGGGAGTGGCAAGCGAGTTTCAGCGGACTAG
- the cutA gene encoding divalent-cation tolerance protein CutA encodes MKAASKFAIVLVTAPNLNVARQLSKLALEKRLVACANLIPKIESHYWWQGRVEKSAEVLVIMKSTKSKLPALEKLILAEHPYDTPEFLVLPVNFGTERYLDWITRSVTAK; translated from the coding sequence ATGAAGGCCGCTTCCAAATTCGCAATTGTGTTGGTCACAGCACCAAATCTGAATGTCGCCCGGCAATTATCAAAATTAGCCTTGGAAAAGCGCCTGGTGGCCTGCGCCAATCTGATACCAAAAATTGAGTCGCACTACTGGTGGCAGGGCAGAGTTGAAAAAAGTGCTGAGGTTTTAGTGATTATGAAAAGCACTAAGTCCAAGCTGCCAGCTCTGGAAAAACTCATTTTAGCTGAGCACCCGTACGACACGCCCGAATTTCTTGTGCTCCCCGTGAACTTTGGAACGGAACGATACCTGGATTGGATCACCAGGTCGGTCACTGCAAAGTAA
- a CDS encoding DUF1499 domain-containing protein: protein MSSSSSQLKPVGLIDGKLRPCPDSPNCACSQNADQQHLIEPFQFNGSRSEAWSRLKQALLTQKRVTIITDSSNYLHLEFRSVILRFVDDVEFLLAENVIHVRSASRVGYSDLGVNRRRLETIRRAFNQLNL, encoded by the coding sequence ATGAGCAGTTCATCATCCCAACTTAAGCCTGTAGGTTTGATTGATGGCAAGCTTCGTCCCTGCCCTGATTCACCCAACTGCGCCTGCAGTCAAAACGCTGATCAACAACATCTCATCGAACCTTTCCAATTCAACGGTTCCCGTTCAGAGGCTTGGAGCCGGCTCAAACAAGCCCTGCTAACCCAAAAACGGGTTACGATTATCACCGATTCCTCAAACTATCTTCACCTTGAATTCCGTAGCGTAATCCTGCGTTTCGTGGATGACGTCGAATTTTTATTGGCTGAAAATGTCATCCACGTTCGCTCCGCTTCCCGTGTCGGTTACTCGGATCTGGGAGTGAATCGCCGTCGTCTCGAGACCATTCGCCGTGCTTTTAATCAATTGAATCTCTGA
- a CDS encoding L-lactate permease produces MTWSQQYDPLGNAALSTILAALPVAALLGSIALFKIRIHFAAIGGLLVALAVAILVFHMPVKLAAATTFYGAAYGLFPIGWIILNLIFLYQLTVENGYFTILRSSLATLAPDPRIQVILIAFCFGAFFEGAAGFGTPVAVTAAILIQLGFKPLQASGLSLIANTAPVAFGALGTPVIALSKVTGISELALSAMIGRQLPFFSLLIPFWVVWAFAGFRGMIAIWPAALTAGLAFAIPQFLVSNFHGPWLVDIIASLCAMAAVAILLRFWQPKAIWKHDTQTASDAPTSLPHHGGMVARAWTPWILLTAFVFIWGVPKVKAGLDSLSTPKWEVPALHNAIVRVPPVVVPPTPNKPTMAEPAIFTLNYLSATGTGILVAAIISGFIMGFSFKELIRTYWKTLVRVRYSLVTIAAMLALGYVTRYSGTDVTLGLALAKTGKLYPFFGTLLGWLGVALTGSDTASNVLFGSLQKITAQQTGISPTLMAAANSSGGVMGKMVDAQSIVVASTATNWYGGEGSILRFVFFHSIALAALVGILVFLQAYVLPFCKLVVR; encoded by the coding sequence ATGACCTGGTCACAACAATATGATCCGTTGGGCAATGCTGCCCTTTCCACAATTTTAGCTGCTCTGCCGGTGGCAGCTCTGCTTGGATCCATAGCCCTCTTCAAAATCCGCATTCATTTTGCCGCCATCGGCGGGTTGCTTGTCGCACTCGCGGTGGCAATCTTGGTGTTTCACATGCCAGTGAAACTTGCAGCCGCAACTACATTTTATGGCGCAGCCTATGGCTTGTTTCCGATCGGTTGGATTATCTTAAACCTGATTTTTCTCTATCAACTCACGGTTGAGAACGGCTACTTCACCATTCTCCGCAGCAGCCTGGCAACCCTGGCTCCTGACCCGCGCATCCAGGTAATCCTCATTGCCTTTTGTTTTGGTGCTTTCTTCGAAGGTGCGGCCGGCTTCGGCACTCCGGTCGCCGTAACCGCCGCCATTCTCATCCAACTCGGATTCAAACCGCTCCAGGCTTCAGGATTGTCACTGATTGCCAACACAGCACCAGTGGCTTTCGGCGCTTTGGGAACACCGGTCATCGCCCTCAGCAAAGTTACCGGCATCAGCGAGCTTGCGCTCTCCGCAATGATTGGACGGCAGTTGCCCTTCTTTTCCTTGCTCATTCCTTTTTGGGTGGTCTGGGCTTTTGCCGGATTCCGCGGCATGATCGCAATCTGGCCGGCAGCTCTGACAGCAGGGCTTGCGTTCGCCATACCTCAATTCCTCGTTTCGAACTTCCATGGCCCCTGGCTCGTGGACATAATCGCTTCGCTTTGCGCCATGGCCGCGGTTGCCATCCTCTTACGTTTTTGGCAACCAAAGGCAATTTGGAAGCACGATACTCAAACCGCATCCGATGCACCAACTTCACTTCCTCACCATGGCGGCATGGTTGCTCGCGCCTGGACCCCATGGATTCTCCTAACCGCTTTCGTTTTCATCTGGGGTGTGCCGAAGGTCAAGGCAGGTCTCGATTCCCTCTCGACTCCCAAATGGGAAGTTCCAGCTTTGCACAACGCCATCGTCCGCGTGCCGCCAGTAGTTGTACCTCCCACGCCCAATAAGCCAACTATGGCAGAGCCTGCGATCTTTACCCTCAATTATTTATCAGCCACGGGAACAGGAATTCTTGTCGCTGCCATTATCAGTGGTTTCATCATGGGTTTCTCTTTCAAAGAGCTCATTCGTACCTATTGGAAGACTTTGGTCCGCGTGCGCTACTCCCTGGTCACAATTGCAGCCATGCTCGCTCTTGGGTATGTCACGCGCTATTCCGGCACGGATGTCACATTAGGTCTCGCACTCGCCAAAACCGGCAAACTGTACCCATTCTTTGGCACACTCCTCGGTTGGCTCGGCGTTGCCCTCACTGGCTCCGATACCGCTTCAAATGTTCTCTTCGGCAGTCTCCAAAAGATTACGGCTCAACAAACCGGAATCTCGCCCACACTCATGGCAGCGGCCAACAGCTCCGGCGGTGTCATGGGCAAAATGGTCGATGCCCAAAGCATCGTTGTCGCCAGCACGGCCACGAACTGGTACGGCGGCGAAGGGAGCATCCTCCGCTTCGTTTTCTTTCACAGCATCGCACTCGCTGCACTCGTCGGAATTCTCGTCTTCCTGCAAGCCTATGTTTTACCGTTTTGCAAACTGGTGGTGCGCTGA